From the genome of Gracilinanus agilis isolate LMUSP501 chromosome 2, AgileGrace, whole genome shotgun sequence, one region includes:
- the MMP24OS gene encoding protein MMP24OS: MGSQLSGAGDGDSPGPADQATEQPQPAVPGGGEGAPRPRPDPEVWGPLDDVRFVIVCTSWY, encoded by the coding sequence ATGGGATCGCAGCTGAGCGGCGCGGGTGATGGCGATAGCCCAGGCCCGGCCGACCAGGCCACGGAGCAGCCCCAGCCCGCCGTCCCCGGGGGTGGCGAGGGAGCCCCCAGGCCCCGCCCTGACCCCGAGGTGTGGGGGCCCCTGGACGACGTGCGCTTCGTCATCGTCTGCACGTCCTGGTACTAG